The Banduia mediterranea genome has a segment encoding these proteins:
- a CDS encoding LysR family transcriptional regulator, with protein sequence MSGPRISLDQWRAFVAVVDEGGYAQAGAYLHKTQSSVSYAVQKIEQVLELRLFEILGRRAVLTESGKLLYRRGRALLDEAARVEKAAGTLARGWEPELRLAVEIVFPTWLLLQALARFSDEIPDTRIELYESVLGGTDELLLEGRVDFAIGSHVPSGFNGDLLIEFYAVAAAAPQHPLHQLGRDLTVEDLREHRQILIRDSGRERTRSTGWQGSERRWTVSHKASSIRAVALGMGYSWFAEEIIRDELASGRLKPLPLREGARRPIPLFLIYADRDAVGPGLQRLVELLREQIGSCPGAVSA encoded by the coding sequence ATGAGCGGGCCCCGAATCAGTCTCGACCAATGGCGCGCCTTTGTCGCGGTGGTCGACGAAGGCGGCTACGCCCAGGCCGGTGCGTATTTGCACAAGACCCAGTCCAGCGTGAGCTATGCCGTGCAGAAGATCGAGCAGGTCCTGGAGCTGCGCCTGTTCGAGATTCTCGGGCGGCGTGCGGTGCTGACTGAATCCGGAAAGTTGCTGTACCGACGTGGCCGCGCCCTGCTCGACGAAGCGGCCCGCGTGGAAAAGGCCGCCGGTACGCTGGCGCGGGGCTGGGAGCCCGAACTGCGTCTCGCGGTTGAAATCGTGTTTCCCACCTGGCTGCTGCTGCAGGCGCTGGCCCGTTTCAGCGACGAGATTCCCGATACCCGCATCGAGCTCTACGAATCGGTACTCGGCGGCACCGACGAACTCCTGCTGGAAGGGCGTGTCGATTTCGCCATCGGCTCGCACGTGCCGAGCGGATTCAACGGCGATCTGTTGATTGAGTTCTACGCCGTTGCTGCCGCGGCGCCGCAGCACCCCCTGCACCAGCTCGGCCGCGACCTGACGGTGGAGGATCTGCGCGAGCATCGCCAGATCCTGATCCGGGACTCGGGGCGCGAGCGGACCCGCAGCACCGGCTGGCAGGGCAGCGAGCGGCGCTGGACCGTCAGCCACAAGGCCTCGTCGATCCGCGCCGTGGCCCTGGGCATGGGCTATTCCTGGTTCGCCGAGGAAATCATTCGTGACGAGCTCGCCAGCGGCCGGCTCAAACCCTTGCCGCTGCGCGAAGGCGCGCGCCGGCCGATCCCGCTGTTCCTGATCTATGCCGACCGCGACGCGGTCGGCCCGGGCCTGCAGCGACTGGTCGAGCTCCTGCGCGAACAGATCGGCAGCTGTCCCGGTGCCGTATCCGCATAG